The following proteins are encoded in a genomic region of Terriglobia bacterium:
- a CDS encoding peptidylprolyl isomerase encodes MPRKGFTLLTLLTAGALTFTGIAPRVSAKTVLVERIIARINNKIITQRQYDKERNTLHAQLAAQYSGAQLDGQFNQKSKDLLRDLIDQDLMVQKANDDDINVDTDVIKRLDEIRQQYNMPSLEALQDAVEKDGGNWEDFKDQIKRQLLMREVISREVGSRIVLTRSDAQKYFDTHKEQFDSPPGVHLAEILVSTEKHSAAEADQRAKKAESELQSGVRFSDVAKELSDSPSAKDGGDVGFFKEGTISDEISKAIANVDAGDTSGIVKTQYGYMIFKVLEKRVGQHPTFDQISNQVMNYLYEQRVTGAMRGFLTTLRKESYIRLAPGFVDTGAPPGGDESE; translated from the coding sequence ATGCCACGAAAAGGCTTCACCTTGCTGACGTTGCTGACGGCAGGGGCTCTGACTTTTACCGGCATTGCTCCAAGAGTCAGCGCCAAGACCGTGCTGGTTGAGCGCATCATTGCGCGAATCAACAACAAAATCATCACGCAGCGCCAGTACGACAAAGAGCGTAATACTCTGCACGCGCAATTGGCCGCGCAATATTCAGGCGCCCAATTGGACGGGCAATTTAACCAGAAGAGCAAGGACCTGCTGCGCGATTTGATTGACCAGGACCTGATGGTCCAGAAGGCCAATGATGACGACATCAACGTGGATACGGACGTCATCAAACGCTTGGATGAAATCCGTCAGCAGTACAACATGCCCTCCCTCGAGGCCTTGCAGGATGCCGTGGAAAAGGACGGAGGCAATTGGGAAGATTTCAAGGACCAGATCAAGCGGCAGTTGCTGATGCGCGAAGTGATCTCGCGCGAGGTCGGATCGCGGATTGTCCTGACGAGGTCGGACGCGCAGAAGTATTTTGACACCCACAAGGAACAATTCGATTCCCCGCCCGGCGTTCACCTGGCGGAAATCCTGGTATCGACCGAAAAGCATTCCGCCGCGGAAGCTGACCAGCGCGCGAAAAAAGCTGAGAGCGAGCTCCAGAGCGGCGTGCGCTTTTCTGACGTGGCGAAGGAGCTCTCCGATTCTCCCAGCGCCAAAGACGGCGGCGATGTCGGTTTCTTTAAGGAAGGCACCATCTCCGACGAGATTTCCAAGGCCATTGCCAACGTGGACGCCGGCGACACCAGCGGAATCGTCAAAACCCAATATGGTTACATGATTTTCAAAGTCCTCGAAAAGCGCGTGGGACAACATCCAACCTTCGACCAGATCTCAAACCAGGTGATGAATTACCTCTACGAGCAGAGGGTGACGGGTGCGATGCGGGGCTTTCTGACGACTTTGCGGAAGGAAAGCTACATCCGCCTGGCCCCGGGATTCGTGGATACGGGCGCGCCGCCCGGAGGAGATGAAAGCGAGTAG
- a CDS encoding HD domain-containing protein → MKEAYIAHLKPGTSVTTTFLVRSKVRKTARNGSAYLDLEFQDSTGTVKAKLWDCDGSDLAFEADDVVRVAAAVELYQGNLQLSLRKIAKCDEDRIDLVDYLPHGKQDPEKLFAGLLNRIQQMPHGPLQTLLRRIFNDPEIARKFKLAPAAMSFHHAYLGGLIEHVSSLVALGDRISDHYPSLDRELILAGLLLHDLGKIEELTFNRCFGYSTRGQLVGHISMGIDLIRDKLREIPDFPAELWDRLQHIILSHHGKLEFGSPKEPMFMEALAVHYLDDLDSKLQAMREQYETDKDRPGDFTARSRPLGRELLKPVSEPVPTAPPDKGGAIKLKF, encoded by the coding sequence ATGAAAGAAGCCTACATTGCACATCTGAAGCCCGGAACTTCCGTCACGACAACTTTTCTGGTCCGCAGCAAAGTCCGCAAAACAGCGCGCAACGGAAGTGCCTATCTTGATCTCGAGTTTCAGGACTCGACCGGAACCGTCAAGGCAAAACTCTGGGACTGCGACGGTTCCGACCTGGCGTTTGAAGCCGATGACGTAGTGCGTGTCGCCGCCGCAGTGGAACTCTATCAGGGCAATCTGCAGCTCTCATTACGCAAGATCGCAAAGTGCGATGAGGACCGAATTGACCTTGTCGATTACCTCCCGCACGGAAAGCAGGATCCCGAAAAGCTTTTTGCCGGCTTGCTGAACAGGATTCAGCAGATGCCACATGGTCCCCTGCAGACGCTGCTTCGCCGCATTTTCAACGATCCCGAGATCGCCCGCAAATTCAAGCTGGCGCCGGCGGCCATGAGCTTCCACCACGCATACCTGGGCGGGCTGATCGAGCATGTGAGTTCTCTGGTGGCGCTCGGCGACCGCATCTCCGATCATTACCCTTCACTTGACCGCGAATTGATTCTTGCCGGCCTGCTGCTGCACGACCTCGGCAAAATCGAGGAACTCACTTTCAACCGCTGCTTCGGCTATTCAACGCGGGGCCAACTGGTGGGACACATCAGCATGGGGATTGACCTCATTCGCGACAAGCTGCGGGAGATTCCGGATTTTCCGGCAGAGTTATGGGATCGCCTCCAGCACATCATCCTGTCGCATCACGGCAAGCTGGAATTCGGGTCGCCCAAAGAGCCCATGTTCATGGAAGCGCTGGCGGTGCACTATCTTGACGACCTCGACTCAAAACTCCAGGCCATGCGCGAACAATATGAAACTGACAAGGACCGACCCGGCGACTTCACCGCCCGCAGCCGTCCCCTGGGCCGGGAATTGTTGAAACCTGTCTCTGAACCAGTGCCCACCGCCCCTCCCGACAAGGGCGGAGCGATCAAGCTTAAGTTCTGA
- the mfd gene encoding transcription-repair coupling factor yields the protein MAAIQSLLHTILEHPGFRAAQASAQVEAARPGGGVSISGLTRPAKGIAAALLAHQLARPAVILTADNDAAEALARTASTVLDWLEPGAGEAAVSLPAFDCSPYEARSPHPDILERRAAALWRVARGEVRVIAAPLSAAMMRYRPNAFHRSLALRLKTSDELAPEDLAEHLLTVGYEPSEPVSTVGQFSVRGGIVDLFPPEAEWPVRIEFFGDSIESMRQFDPASQRSRKSVAEILALPLTEAAPPSNFFARLVDVLAKRNPDGREARLAPGWSDTFSGPFPGWEFYVPLVEPHSGTLFSLLGHPLVIWDERAERQAQSAEFLENLQSGFDAVRDVSPQPPRPDEIFLTSEEFQSSLEGLQSVYLSELEIEGSGEPSVSPAVPAETSRRFFLNTQPLPKFQGSLKMMAEQLRSQIDSGESMLLAVPTSAKADRLREIFSDYEIPYENVGWPSARRKSGQKEIAPANPASSGRALLIARGEIEAGVAFPDLHLLLLSERDVLGDFAWGAARRREGAASSFLSDLSDLKVGDYVVHVDHGIGVYQGLKQLPVGGASRDFMLLTYQDDARLYVPLERLDLVEKYRSSGDGVKPSLDRLGGTSWQRTKKRVQRALRDMAEELLRLYAERKMRGGTAVAPDNNWQKEFEDSFPFEETPDQLTAIADIKRDLESPEPMDRLLCGDVGYGKTELAMRAAFKVVQESRQVAVLAPTTVLAFQHYTTFCKRMAHFPVRVEMLSRFRSAAEIKKTVTDIEAGKVDIVIGTHRMLSKDVQFQDLGLMVVDEEQRFGVAAKERLKKLKANVDVLTMSATPIPRTLHMALGGLRDLSVIESPPRGRLAIQTTVATFHDGLIQSAIQHEMERGGQVYFVHNRVDSIFTIAALLQRLAPAARIGVAHGQMGERDLERVMLKFMEGKYDMLVATSLVENGLDIPRANTMIVNHAERFGLSDLYQLRGRVGRSDRRAYAYFLVPAVDTLTPIAKRRLAALKEFSDLGAGFRLAALDLELRGAGNVLGQQQHGHLNAIGIDLYLRMLDEAVHELKGEPSRPEVRTTLNLGMNIKIPESYIADERQRLRMYKRISSLATQEALLDMEAELTDRYGPVPLPVKQLLSYAVVKSRAEQLMIQTVERKGSEVRMRFHEQTPVSPQRLMEIIKGRRGFVFQPDGVLRMHVEDGSGDLLKDVENILLELQPQR from the coding sequence CCATACGATTCTCGAGCATCCCGGCTTCCGGGCGGCGCAGGCAAGCGCACAGGTGGAGGCCGCACGGCCCGGAGGCGGAGTTTCGATTTCGGGACTGACCCGCCCGGCCAAAGGAATCGCGGCCGCCCTCCTGGCTCACCAACTGGCCCGACCCGCCGTCATTCTCACCGCCGACAACGATGCTGCCGAGGCACTGGCTCGGACGGCTTCCACAGTGCTCGATTGGCTGGAACCCGGCGCGGGCGAGGCGGCCGTTTCCCTTCCCGCCTTCGACTGTTCCCCCTATGAGGCGCGCTCGCCGCACCCGGACATTCTTGAACGCCGAGCCGCGGCTCTTTGGCGAGTCGCCCGCGGCGAGGTCCGCGTTATCGCGGCGCCGCTATCCGCCGCTATGATGCGATACCGCCCTAACGCTTTTCACCGCTCACTCGCTCTCCGGCTGAAAACCTCCGACGAGCTTGCTCCGGAAGACCTTGCTGAACACCTGTTGACAGTCGGTTACGAACCGTCAGAACCTGTATCCACGGTAGGCCAGTTCTCGGTGCGTGGCGGCATCGTTGACCTCTTCCCGCCGGAGGCGGAATGGCCCGTCAGGATCGAGTTTTTTGGCGATTCGATCGAGTCCATGCGGCAGTTTGATCCGGCAAGCCAGCGGTCAAGGAAAAGCGTCGCTGAAATTCTGGCCCTTCCCCTCACCGAAGCTGCCCCGCCTTCAAATTTCTTCGCCCGGCTGGTTGATGTATTGGCAAAGCGAAACCCGGATGGCCGCGAGGCGCGCCTCGCACCGGGTTGGTCCGATACCTTCTCGGGGCCTTTCCCCGGCTGGGAATTCTACGTGCCGCTTGTCGAGCCGCATTCCGGGACGCTGTTTTCACTCCTTGGGCATCCGCTCGTTATTTGGGACGAGCGCGCCGAGCGCCAGGCGCAGTCTGCGGAATTTCTGGAAAACCTGCAAAGTGGTTTCGATGCTGTCCGGGACGTTTCTCCTCAGCCGCCGCGGCCAGATGAAATCTTCCTGACGAGCGAGGAATTTCAGTCGTCGCTTGAAGGCCTTCAATCCGTTTACCTTAGCGAGCTCGAGATTGAAGGGTCCGGTGAGCCGTCGGTATCTCCTGCCGTCCCTGCGGAAACGAGCCGGCGATTCTTTCTAAACACCCAGCCACTGCCCAAATTTCAGGGCTCGCTCAAAATGATGGCCGAACAGCTTCGCAGCCAGATCGACAGCGGTGAAAGCATGCTTCTGGCCGTCCCAACCTCGGCAAAGGCCGACCGCCTCCGCGAGATTTTTTCTGATTATGAAATCCCTTATGAAAATGTGGGCTGGCCGAGCGCGCGCCGGAAATCCGGTCAGAAAGAGATCGCCCCTGCCAATCCCGCCTCATCGGGCCGCGCTTTGCTGATCGCCAGAGGCGAAATCGAGGCTGGAGTTGCTTTCCCCGATCTTCACCTTCTGCTGCTTTCTGAGCGCGACGTTCTGGGCGACTTTGCCTGGGGCGCAGCGCGCCGTCGGGAGGGTGCGGCTTCAAGTTTTCTCTCGGACCTCAGTGATCTGAAGGTGGGCGATTACGTTGTCCATGTAGACCACGGCATCGGCGTTTACCAGGGGCTCAAGCAGCTTCCCGTCGGCGGCGCAAGCCGCGACTTTATGCTGCTCACTTATCAGGATGATGCGCGGCTGTACGTCCCGCTGGAGCGGCTCGATCTCGTGGAAAAGTACCGCTCCAGCGGCGACGGGGTCAAGCCCAGCCTGGACCGCCTCGGCGGGACCTCCTGGCAGCGTACCAAGAAACGGGTGCAGCGCGCCCTGCGCGATATGGCGGAAGAGCTCCTCAGGCTTTACGCCGAGAGAAAGATGCGTGGCGGCACAGCCGTCGCGCCGGACAACAACTGGCAGAAGGAATTTGAAGACTCCTTCCCGTTTGAAGAGACGCCCGACCAGTTGACTGCCATCGCCGACATCAAGCGTGACCTGGAATCTCCCGAGCCCATGGACCGCCTCCTCTGCGGCGACGTGGGCTACGGCAAGACCGAGCTTGCTATGCGCGCGGCGTTCAAGGTGGTCCAGGAAAGCCGCCAGGTTGCGGTGCTTGCGCCCACGACTGTTCTGGCCTTCCAGCACTACACCACCTTTTGCAAGCGCATGGCGCACTTTCCCGTGCGCGTTGAAATGCTCAGCCGCTTCCGTTCTGCGGCGGAGATCAAGAAAACGGTTACGGATATTGAAGCCGGCAAGGTTGACATCGTGATCGGTACCCACCGCATGTTGTCAAAGGATGTGCAATTCCAGGATCTGGGACTGATGGTCGTGGACGAAGAACAGCGGTTCGGCGTGGCCGCCAAGGAGCGATTGAAAAAGCTGAAGGCCAACGTCGATGTGCTCACCATGTCCGCCACGCCCATTCCACGCACGCTGCACATGGCGCTCGGCGGTCTGCGCGACCTCTCGGTGATTGAGAGCCCGCCGCGGGGGCGCCTGGCCATTCAGACCACCGTAGCCACATTCCACGACGGCCTCATCCAGTCTGCCATCCAGCATGAAATGGAACGTGGCGGCCAGGTCTATTTTGTTCACAATCGCGTGGATTCCATTTTCACCATCGCCGCCCTGCTGCAGCGGCTGGCGCCGGCGGCGCGCATCGGAGTTGCGCACGGGCAGATGGGCGAGCGCGATCTGGAACGCGTGATGCTGAAGTTCATGGAAGGCAAATACGACATGCTGGTGGCAACGTCGCTGGTGGAAAACGGGCTGGACATTCCGCGGGCCAATACCATGATTGTGAACCACGCCGAGCGCTTCGGATTGTCGGACCTCTACCAGCTTCGCGGGCGGGTCGGCCGCTCCGACCGCAGGGCATATGCTTATTTCCTGGTTCCCGCCGTTGACACGTTGACGCCCATCGCTAAACGGCGGCTGGCGGCCTTAAAGGAATTCTCCGATCTAGGCGCGGGCTTTCGCCTGGCGGCGCTGGATCTGGAACTGCGGGGCGCCGGAAACGTTCTGGGCCAGCAGCAGCATGGACACCTGAACGCCATCGGCATTGATCTTTACCTGCGCATGCTGGACGAGGCGGTCCACGAACTCAAGGGCGAACCGTCCCGGCCCGAAGTGCGCACAACACTCAACCTGGGCATGAATATCAAAATTCCGGAAAGCTACATCGCCGACGAGCGGCAGCGCCTGCGCATGTATAAGCGAATCTCATCGCTTGCGACGCAGGAAGCGCTGCTGGATATGGAAGCCGAACTCACCGACCGCTACGGCCCCGTTCCGCTGCCGGTGAAGCAATTGCTGAGTTATGCGGTGGTAAAGTCGCGCGCGGAACAGTTGATGATCCAGACCGTTGAACGAAAAGGCAGCGAAGTCCGGATGCGCTTCCACGAGCAAACGCCTGTCAGTCCACAAAGGCTGATGGAAATCATTAAGGGGCGCCGGGGATTTGTTTTTCAGCCTGACGGCGTCCTCCGGATGCACGTTGAGGACGGCAGCGGAGACCTTTTGAAAGATGTTGAAAACATCTTGCTGGAACTGCAGCCACAGCGTTAA
- the fabZ gene encoding 3-hydroxyacyl-ACP dehydratase FabZ, translated as MANQTAQQSFESIIQRVLPHRYPFLLVDRVTAFTPGVEIHGVKNFTANEAILMGHSPSSPVVPPGILLEAVTQLGAILVLERPEMAGKIAMILQIPSASIKRIVVPGETVRFEARVLKLRDTLGELRGSAYLGDELLAEGQMRFAIADRAAILNE; from the coding sequence ATGGCAAATCAGACGGCGCAGCAATCTTTCGAATCCATCATCCAGCGCGTGCTGCCGCACCGGTACCCGTTCCTGCTGGTTGATCGTGTCACCGCCTTCACGCCCGGAGTCGAAATTCACGGCGTCAAGAACTTCACCGCTAATGAAGCCATACTGATGGGGCACTCGCCGTCATCTCCCGTCGTCCCGCCGGGCATTCTGCTCGAGGCCGTCACGCAGCTCGGAGCCATTCTGGTGCTGGAACGGCCGGAGATGGCCGGCAAGATCGCCATGATCCTGCAGATTCCGTCCGCCAGCATCAAGAGGATTGTCGTGCCCGGCGAGACCGTCCGCTTTGAAGCCCGCGTGCTGAAGCTTCGCGACACACTGGGCGAATTGCGCGGCTCCGCGTATCTTGGGGACGAACTGCTGGCCGAGGGGCAAATGCGCTTTGCGATAGCCGACCGCGCGGCTATACTCAATGAATAG